From the Yoonia rosea genome, the window TGGGCATCGGCCTGATGTTCAGCGCATTGCGTTATCTGCCACTGGCCGACGCGCTGGCGATTGCATTCGTTATGCCGTTTATCATGTTGATTTTGGGCCATTTCGCCATGAGTGAGGAGGTGGGCATACACCGGATGGTGGCCTGCGCTGTCGGCTTTTTCGGCACGCTTCTGGTGATCCAGCCCAACTTTGTCGAGGTCGGTTATCCGGCGCTGTTGCCTTTGGGCGTTGCTGTTGTCTTTGCGCTCTTCATGATGGTGACCCGCAAGGTGGCGCGCGCACTTGATCCGATCAGACTCCAAGCGATCAGCGGCGTACAGGCGAGCTTGCTCATTCTTGCGCTCTATCTGGTGTTTCCGGCGGCGACTGGCACGGTGTCATTCAGCTATGATGCAGCAACGTGGGGCCTTTTGGCCGCTCTAGGGGTGCTTGGCACATTCGCGCATCTAATCATGACATGGAGCTTGCGGTTTGCGCCGGCGTCGACCCTTGCACCAATGCAGTACCTCGAAATCCCCATGGGTACGGCGATTGGCTGGATCGTCTTTTCTGACTTGCCAAACGGGCTGGCCGCGATCGGTATCTGTATCACCGTTGGTGCGGGGCTTTACGTCATTTTGCGCGAACGGCAGCTTTCATTGCAAGCGCCAGATGCGCGCGCGGCAGGGTAACCAGAACAGGCCCGTCCGTTTCAATCGTGACCACACCGCCTGACGCTTCATTGGAAGGGCTGGTAAAACCGTCCGGCGCCATGCGCGTCTGCGCAAAGGGCCAGCGCACACCGCTGAAAGTGACTGTCGCCTGTCCCAGAGGCATGAGGGATATGCGGGTCCCGGGCGCTGCGGTGAAAGCGACATGGCCCAGAGTTGCTAAGAAACTCACCTCATGCGCGTCAACCAGCAGGACAGCCCGTTCCGCATAGCGCGCCAGAACGTTCAGTACCGAAAGCGCATGATCCAATCGGCCACCGGTAAATCCAACGCCCAGCACCACGGGCGCGCTGACCCGTGTGAGTGCCTTTTCAAAATCTGTCGTTGACTGCTCGGGAATATGATTGAGCTGCTGTGCAAATGTGGCACGTGCCGCGTCTGAAAGGCTATCGAGATCCCCGATCACCGCCGCCGGTGTCACGCCGGCCGCCAAGAGGTGATCTGCACCACCATCCACCCCTACAAAGCTGTTCACAAAGGTAAAAACCGCCGAAATGGCATCATCTGCGATTGGGGCTCCTCCAACGAGACAGATTGCGTTATTACTTGAAACAATGGGTTTGCCAGGCAATGATTACACCTCTATTCACAAACATTCCTCAAAAGGGTCATAATATGATCCTCAATGGGACGTGTTCTTGTTTTCAATTAAGAATGATGATGTGTCTAGCGGGCCGCCGCTGATTAATGAAAGAAAGCGCTTTATGATGGATGAAAACACGCAAGTCCTTGACGTGACCTACGGCAACTTCTCTTGCCGTCTGGAAGGTTTCGAAGATTCTGTCGAGACAATGAAGATGGTTGTGTCATTCTTCCACGATCTCGCCGGCCACGATCGCTTTATGGACACAGAGCCTCTTGCGCCCGACATGGAAACGCTTGCCCTCCTGACAGAAGAGCAGACCGGTGTCGCTGTGGACATCGAAGGCGAAGACAATCACGTCAGCCTGCGCGTCCGTCAGCCCAGTGAGGATGTTGCCCCCGCCGCGCTCGATGACGAAGAAGATGACGCGGATGACTATTTTGACGACGCGGAAATGTACGACCCGTCACTTGAAGACGCCGAAGATGATGCGGTTGATGAGGATGAGGACGGATCATATGCTGACAATCTTGCCAGCGTCGCCGACAAGCTGGAGCGCATGCGCGCTGCGGCGGCTGACCGCAAGAGTGCCTCAAGCGCGGAAGAGTTTTCGGAAGACCTGAGCGAACCTGCGGCACCGGCGGCCAACCCGCTGTCACAGCGTCTTTCTGATCTGGTCAAGCGGACAGCTGCAGCGGCTGAGGCTGCTCCAATCGAGGACGACACACCAAAGGCGCAGGCAGCTGTGACCGAAGATGAAGACTTGAACGTCTTCGGCACTGCAGAGTTTGACGAGGATATTGCCGCTGCCCTTGCTGCCGAGGAAGAAGAAGACGACGAGCTGATGGTCGCTGATCGCGCTGCGGATGAGCCAGTTGCTACAGAGGCTGAGGAGGCTGATGACGACGTCGAGGACGATCTTGTGGCGGCACAATCAGATGACGATGTCGAAGAAGACGTGGCATACGATGACACTCCCGACGATGATGATTTCGACAATGCATATGCGTCTGACGATGCCGATGACACTGCGGCAGAGCAGGACGAAGACCCACTTTCGCTGACCGCAAAGCAGGCGTCCCAGATCGAAGACGACAACTACGATGACGATGACGAATTCGACCTTGAGGCCGAAGTCGCCAAGGTCGAAGCCGAGATCGCAGCACGTCAGGGCAATGAATTCGCCCGTCCCGGCCTACCCCGCCATGTCGAAGACGCCATGAGCCGGATCATGTCGCAGACGGATCAGCACCTGAACCAACCCGAGAACCGCCGCCACCGCGACGCGTTTGCGCAGCTTAAGGCCGCCGTCGCCGCGACAGAAGCCGCACGGCAGCTGGGCGACAAAGGTGCGGACAAGCGCGAAGCGGATGAAGTCTACAAAGATGATCTGGGCGCGCATGAGGCGAAGGGAAAAGCTGAAGGCAAACACGTGCCACCGCTCAAGCTCGTGAAGTCGCAAGAGGTCAAGCCTGGCGCGGGTGACCGCCAGACATTGCAGCGGCCGGAAACCGCTGCGCCAGCAAGCGCAGGCTCAATGGAGGCCGCATCCGAGCGTCTGCGCAAGATTGCGACATTGAAGGAATCCGACGCAAAGCCGGAAACCAACGATTTTGCTGATTTCGCCGCGGCACACGGTGCGTCGGACCTGACCGATCAACTGGAAGCCGCCGGTGCGTTTATCTGCTTTGTCGAGGGTGAAGCGGACTTTTCGCGTCCGCAGGTGATGAAACTGGTGCAGTCCGCAACGGAAAACGAGATTTCCCGCGAAGACGGTCTGCGCAGCTTTGGCCGCCTCCTGCGTCAGGCCCGCTTGGTCAAGCTTGCCAACGGTCGGTTCCAGGTTGCGGAAAATACACAGTATCGCCCCGACGGGTACAAGGCCGCGCAAGGCTGAGTGACGGCCAGCGAAAAACGGATAAAGGCGGGGTTTTGACCCCGCCTTTTTCATTTCTGACTGCTCTCTGGCGCGTCCGGATCAGGTTGCCCGATCCCTTTGAACACCCATTTCAGCGGGAATGCCCAGCCAATGCCCAGCACGACATAGACAATGAACTCCACCACCAGCGGAAAGCGCACCTCTTGGGTCATCATATAGCTCATGATCGTGACGGCCACGATGATGTAGATGGGCAAGCCCACCACCAGCACAAAAAGAGCCAGTTTTTTCCGCGCTTTATATGTCATCTATCCTCAGTCTGCGAATGGGTCGGTCACCAGAATGGTGTCCTCTCTCTCGGGTGAGGTTGAAACTAGGGCGACAGGACATTGGATCAACTCTTCAATACGCCGCACGTATTTGATGGCCTGCGCCGGCAAATCCGCCCATGAGCGCGCACCTTCGGTCGATTCGGACCACCCCTCGATCTCTTCATAGACAGGTGTGCAGCGGGCCTGCTGATCCGCGGCGGTTGGCAGGTAATCCATCTTTTCGCCGTCAAGCTCATAGCCCACGCAAATCTTGAGCGTCTCAAACCCGTCAAGCACGTCCAGTTTGGTCAGCGAAATGCCTGTCACACCCGAGGTGGCGCAGGTCTGGCGCACCAAAGCCGCGTCAAACCAGCCGCACCGGCGCTTGCGCCCTGTGACGGTGCCAAATTCATGCCCCCGTTCGCCCAGACGCTGGCCATCGGCATCATCCAGCTCGGTCGGGAACGGCCCCTCGCCTACGCGGGTGGTATAGGCCTTCACGATCCCCAGCACATAATCAATTGCTGTGGGGCCAACGCCTACGCCAGTCGCGGCCTGCCCTGCGATCACGTTCGAGGATGTGACGAAAGGATAGGTGCCAAAGTCGATATCCAGCAGCGCACCCTGCGCGCCTTCGAACAGAATCCGCTTGCCCGCCTTGCGCTGCTCGTTCAGCACTTTCCATACAGGAGCAGCAAACGGCAGGATTTCGGCAGCAATTTCTTCGAGTTGCGCCACCAGCGCGTCACGATCGACCGGTTCAATGCCAAGACCTTTGCGCAGCGGATCATGGTGCTGCAACGCACGGTCAACGCGGGCCTCCAAAGTGGCGGCATCAGCCAGATCAGCGACGCGGACCGAGCGGCGGCCGACCTTGTCTTCATAAGCGGGCCCGATGCCACGGCCCGTGGTGCCGATCTTGGTGCCTTTGCTCGCGGCCTCTTCACGGGCGCGGTCAAGCTCACCGTGAATCGGCAGGATCAGTGGCGTGTTCTCTGCAATCATCAGCGTGCTGGGGTCAATCACGACACCCTGTTTGCGGATCGAGGCGATTTCCTTGACCAGATGCCAAGGGTCCAGCACCACGCCATTGCCGATGACCGACAGTTTCCCGCCGCGCACCACGCCCGAAGGCAGCGCGTTCAGCTTGAATACCTCGCCATCAATGACAAGCGTATGGCCCGCGTTATGGCCCCCTTGAAAGCGCGCGATCACATCCGCCCGCTCCGAGAGCCAGTCAACGATCTTGCCTTTGCCTTCATCGCCCCATTGCGCACCGACGACCACTACGTTTGCCATGAATATTCATTCCTTTGCAGATTGCGTCCCCCCTATATCGCTGCCCCCGCCAATGGGAAACCGCAAATTTGCGACCCTAGACAGGACGGGTAGACCTCGGCATTGTCGACCCACGGAAAAGAAGTGAGGCATATCATGGGTTTCGTCATTCGTTGGGTCTTTGCATTTTTGTTGCTGGTGGCGACCTATAATCCGACCCAGTGGAATTATGTGCGCTGGAGCATGGCGAATTATGAAACGCAGCTGTCTTTGACAGTGCTGTTCGGTCTGATCCTTTTTGTGGGATACATTATCTATCTGCGTGCCACCCTGCGGTCGATCGGGATATTCGGAATGCTTCTGATCCTCGCTGTGGTCGGCACGATCCTGTGGGTTCTGTTTGATCAGGGTGTCATCAGTCTGGACAATCCTTCCGTAAATACGTGGATCGGTATCTTTGCCCTTTCGATCGTTCTGGCGGTGGGTTTGTCGTGGTCAATTGTGCGCCGCAAGCTCAGCGGACAGGCTGATGTGGATGACATCGACGAATAAGCGGGTTTTCAGGGGTTGCGGGACGGCCCCAAGACTTTTAGATACCGCTTGTTCTTGAACGCCCCGAAAGGCCCGAAATGGAAAATGTCGTCCTCATCATTCACCTGATCCTCGCGCTCAGCCTGATCGGTACTGTGCTTTTGCAGCGCTCCGAGGGTGGTGGTCTTGGGATGGGCGGCGGTGGCGGTGCAACCGGTTCACGCCCTGCGCCGACCGCGATGAGCAAATTTACCTGGGCACTGGCTGCGGCTTTTATCTGCACATCCATCGCGCTGACATTGATTGCTGCAAGCAATACCGCCGGGTCTTCGGTCGCTGACCGGTTTGGCGCCGATCCTGTGCAGGAAGGCGTCGCGGTTCCCGATCTGGGCGATAGCCTGTTGCCGCCTTCCCTGAATGGTGATGACCCGCTGCTGCCAGCGGGCGAGTAAGTAAATACTACCTGTTGCCCTGCTGCTATGTAGGGCAACATGATGTTGGGTCAGCGGTTGCCAATCGCGTCCGAATCCACTACAGATCAAATCCCGTGATGATGCGAATTTTCGGGTTCGCTTTCCCACAGTTTTTGGAATTTTTCACGGGGGTCTCCTGCCAATGGCGCGTTTCATTTTCATTACCGGCGGCGTTGTCTCCTCACTTGGCAAAGGGCTTGCATCCGCCGCTTTGGGCGCTTTGTTGCAGGCGCGTGGTTATTCGGTACGGCTGCGCAAGCTTGACCCCTACCTCAACGTTGATCCCGGCACGATGTCACCCTTCGAGCACGGCGAAGTATTCGTCACCGACGATGGCGCAGAAACCGATCTGGACCTTGGCCACTACGAACGCTTTACAGGCGTGCCTGCGCGCAAGACTGACTCGGTCAGCTCAGGGCGCATCTATTCCAACGTGCTCGAAAAAGAACGGCGCGGCGATTATCTGGGCAAGACCATTCAGGTTGTTCCCCATGTGACCAACGAGATCAAAGACTTTATCAGTATCGGCGAAGACGAAGTTGATTTCATGCTCTGTGAAATCGGAGGCACAGTCGGCGACATCGAAGGCCTGCCATTCTTTGAAGCGATCCGCCAATTCTCGCACGACAAACCGCGCGGCCAGTGCATTTTCATGCACCTGACATTGCTGCCCTATCTGGCGGCGTCCGGTGAGCTGAAGACGAAACCGACGCAACACTCGGTCAAGGAATTGCAGTCCATCGGCATCGCGCCCGATATTCTGGTCTGCCGTTCCGAACAACCGATCCCCGAGAAAGAACGCGAAAAGATTGCGCTGTTCTGTAACGTGCGGAAGCAATCTGTGGTCGCGGCCTATGATCTGAAATCCATTTATGAGGCACCACTCGCCTATCACGATCAAGGCCTTGACCAAGCGGTTCTGGATGCCTTTGGCATTGCCCCTGCCCCGCAGCCGAAACTCGAGATGTGGCATGACGTCTACGACCGCATTCATAACCCTGAAGGCAAGGTGAAGGTCGCCATCGTCGGCAAATACACCCAGCTTGAGGATGCCTATAAATCTATCGCCGAGGCGCTGACCCATGGTGGCATGGCCAACCGTGTCAAAGTGCAGATCGAATGGGTCGATGCGGAGCTTTTCGATAAAGACGATGCCGCCCCCTATCTGGAAGGGTTCCATGCGATCCTTGTGCCGGGCGGTTTTGGTGAACGCGGGACAGAGGGCAAAATCAAAGCGGCGCAATTCGCTCGTGAAAAGAAAATCCCCTACCTCGGGATTTGCCTCGGCATGCAGATGGCCGTGATCGAGGCCGCGCGCAATGTGGCCGGTCTGGCGAAAGCGGGTTCAGAGGAATTCGACCATGAAGCGGGCGGGAAGCGGTTCGAACCGGTCGTCTATCACCTTAAGGAATGGGTGCAGGGCAATCACACCGTGGCGCGCAAGACCGATGACGATAAAGGCGGCACGATGCGTCTTGGCGCTTATGACGCCACGCTGACCGAAGGCTCGAAAGTTGCGGGTATTTACGACACCACGGCGATCGAAGAGCGCCACCGCCACCGTTATGAGGTGGATGTAAAGTATCGCGATGTTCTGGAAAAGGCCGGCCTGAAGTTCTCGGGCATGTCACCGGATGGCAAACTGCCCGAGATTGTCGAGTGGTCCGATCACCCATGGTTTATCGGCGTGCAGTTTCATCCGGAGCTGAAATCAAAACCCTTCGCACCACATCCGCTTTTCGCGGATTTCGTGCGGGCAGCGGTAGAGACCTCACGTCTAGTCTAAGAGATCAAATCCTCTCCGAGGATTTGGCCCAGATTTTTTGAAAAAATCTGGCGTCTAGAAACCGAAGGTGATCTTACGTGTGAGCACGATGCTCCCGCTGATCTGATCCTGTGATTGTGTGATCGGGCTGTCGGCCGCATCTGATTGAAACTGGTCATAAGTCACAGTGCCGATCACTTCCCAGTCATCGTTGATAGCATAGGTTGCTTCCGCAACAGCACCCGCGCTGACCAGACCGCCGCCTGCCGAAAAGTCGGCCAAGCTGTCCGCACCTGACACACCAAAATACGTTTGCGCAAAATCATCGTCGCCTACCAAAAAGCGCGGACCCGCTTTCAGGGTCAGTTGGTCGGTGGGGCGATAGTACACGTCACTCCCGAACTCGGCCACAAAGGATTCGTGCCCAACGATGCCGTAACGCAGCACAGCAAAAACGTCATAATAAGGGGTCGTGAATTCTAGCCCGCCACCAAGCTCGAGTGATGCATCGATATCCTCTAGCCCTGCAAGCTCACCGAAATCATCGGCACTGCGCTCACCGATAAAGCGGAAAGACCCTGTCACACCCAGCCCGTAATTTTCAGCACCGCCGAGCGACATGCCGCCAAGTTGCAGGCTTTCCAACCTAAACTTCGCACCCACACCGGGCGCTGTTTCGTCGCTGCCAAAATACTCGGGCGCAAATGACGGCCCGAGACCGAAACGGAAGGTCACACCATCCGTCGCATCCTGCGCCATCGCGACCTGCGGTGCTGTGATGGCGAAAACCGCAAGGGTAAGCCGCTTTAACATATCAATTCCTAATGCTGTTGATCCCATGGTAGCGCCCGTGCACACACAAACAACCCACAAACGCGCGAGCGTGGCAGTGATAGACAGGCCCACACCACTGCGCTAAGCCCTTGCCACCCAACCCAAGGACGGCGCCGCGCCTCATGCTTTCATATCAGCACATCTATCACGCCGGAAATCTGGCCGATGTTCACAAACACAGCATGCTGGCATGGGCGCTCAGCTATATGACACGCAAAGATAAACCGCTGTCGTATCTCGAAACTCATGCAGGGCGCGGTCTTTATGATCTTCAAGATGCCGCCGCCTTAAAAACCGGCGAGGCGGCGAAGGGCATCGCAGTTGCGCAAGACTGGTTTGCGCCGGATCACCCTTACGCGCAGGTGCTTGGACGCATTCACACGAAATACGGCGATAACGCCTATCCCGGTTCCCCCCTGATCGCGGCTGAAGGCCTGCGCCATATTGATACGATCCACCTGTCGGAATTGCATCCGCAAGAATTCGCCGCCCTTAAGGACACCATGGCCCCCTATGGCGGGATTTTCCGCCAGCAGGACGGTTGGGAAATGGCCATGTCGGTCTGTCCGCCCGACCCGAAGCGCGGGTTTTTGCTGATTGATCCCTCGTACGAGGTAAAATCCGACTACGACACCATCCCTGCGACAATCGCCAAGCTGCATCGCAAATGGGGGGTCGGTGTCATCATGCTCTGGTATCCGATCCTGACCGACGCCCCCCATCAGCCGATGATCCGTGCTCTGCAGGCGTCTCTGCCCGATGGGTTCACGCATGAAGTGCGCTTCCCCCCTGCGCGGGAGGGCCACCGGATGGTCGGCTCTGGTTTGTTCGTTGTGAACGCCCCATATGGATTGGCAGAGGAAGGGCTGCGCCTTTCTGCCCTGTTTGAAGATCAGTTCAAGGACCCTATGTAAGCTTCATGTTTCAAGATTTTCTAAGGCGCCTGACCGCCCCCGCACCCGCCCCCATGAACGAAATCGACAGCTGCTTGGCGCTTGGCGCGCTTTTGGTGCGCGTTGCGCGTACCGATGGCGATTACGCACAGGTCGAGATCCAGCAGATCGATCAGGCGTTGATGACACGCTATAGTCTTTCGGCCAGTGAGGCCGCGTCACTCCGCGCCGAATGCGAGGAACTGGAAGCGCAAGCCCCCGATACCGTCCGCTTTACCCGCGCCATCAAAGAGGCCGTTTCCTATGAAAACCGCCTGAGCGTGATCGAAGCGCTTTGGTCGGTCGTCATGGCGGATGGTGTCCGTGACGATGAAGAAGACAGCATGATGCGGATGACAGCGTCTTTGCTGGGTGTTTCCGATCAGGACAGTCACAGCGCAAGGATCAAGGTGAGCGCAAAATAACGGCACGACCGGGGAAAACCGCGCCCTTATTGCGCTGACGTAGGGTCAGCGCGCGTCAAAGAGTTGCAAATGCCCCCGAAATGGGCACAACTCGGTGCCACAATATTGGAAAGCTGCCCAGCCCCGTGAACACGTCTGCCCCAGTCATCGAAATTCGCAACCTGCACAAAGCCTATGGCGATCTGGAGGTTTTGAAAGGTGTCGATATCACGGCCCCTGCGGGGCATGTCGTGTCCCTGATCGGGTCGTCGGGGTCTGGCAAATCCACACTTCTGCGCTGTGCCAACTTGCTGGAAGACAGCCAGCAAGGCGATGTTCTCTTCTGCGGCGAACCTGTCATCTGGAAAGGGAGCGGCGCACGCCGCCATCCAGGCGATCACGCGCAAATGATCCGCATCCGCACGAACCTGTCGATGGTCTTCCAGCAGTTCAATCTCTGGGCACATATGACGATCCTGCAAAACGTGATGGAAGCCCCCCTGACCGTGCTCAAGCGCGACAAGGCCGAGGTCGAAGCCGCCGCGCGTAAATATCTCGACAAGGTCGGTATCGGCGACAAATGCGATGCCTACCCCGCCATGCTTTCGGGCGGACAACAACAACGGGCCGCGATTGCGCGCGCCCTCTGCATGGAACCCAAGGCGCTGCTCTTTGATGAGCCGACAAGCGCGTTGGACCCCGAACTTGAACAGGAAGTCGTGAAAGTGATCAAGGATCTGGCCGCCGAAGGGCGCACCATGATCATCGTCACCCATGACATGCGACTGGCCGCTGATGTCAGCGATCACGTCGTGTTCCTGCACCAAGGCAAAATCGAAGAGCAAGGCGCACCTGCCGCGCTTTTCGGCAACCCAAAGACCGAACGGCTTCAGGGCTTCCTGTCAGCCACGGTTTCTTAACCTCATCAACCCGGGAGATCATTGATGAAAAACCTTATCCTTACGACGGCTGCACTCGCCGTTGCTGGTTCCATGGCCCTTGCCGACGCGCATTCCGTTGTGCGTCTTGGCACCGAGGGCGCCTACCCTCCGTACAACTTCCTGAACGATGACGGCGAAGTTGACGGGTTCGAGCGCGCTTTGGGCGATGAGCTTTGCGCACGCGCCGAACTGACCTGTGAGTGGGTCACAAACGAGTGGGACAGCATTATCCCGAACCTTGTCTCCGGCAACTATGATGTGATTATCGCAGGCATGTCGATCACAGACGAGCGTGACGAAGTCATCGACTTTTCTGACAACTACACACAGCCTGATCCATCCGCTTATCTGGTGACGTCCGAAGATGTCGATCTGGCGAATGCGGTGATCGCTGCACAGACAGGCACAATTCAGGCGGCTTTCGTTGCTGGCACAGGTGCGACTTTGCTGGAATTCGCAACACCTGACGAAACTGTTGCAGCCGTGAAAAGTGGTGAAGCTGACGCCGTTCTTGCGGACAAAGCCTTCCTTGCGCCAATCGCAGAATCCGATGCCGAAGTGATGCTTCTGGAGCAAGAAGAGCTGATCGGTGGCGGTGTAGGTCTTGGCCTGCGCGAAAGCGATGGTGAGCTGCGCGACAAATTCAACGCAGCGATTGCGTCTATGAAAGCAGACGGCACGTTGAACGCATTGATCGCGGAATGGGGTGTGGGCGAGCAGTTCTAAGCTGCCTGACAATACACCGCAAAGGGTCGCCAGTTTGGCGGCCCTTTTTCGTTCAGCCTTTGGCAAACCGTTGCGGACGGTAAGGCGCGATCATCGCCGCATCCGCATTATCCAGACGACCCGCAATATCCCCTGCAATCAGCTCTGCGATAATCGGCCCAAGCGTGATGCCGGAATGCAGCACAGCGACATAAACCCCCTCGGCCACTGATCCCACGACGGGCAAGCCATCCTGCGGCACAGGGCGCTCTGCGCGGATAACCTCGGCCCAGCGTGCATCAGCCAATCCATCGCAGAGACCGCAGAGCCGCCCCATCGCAGCATCGGCGGCATCATCCGGCATCTGCGA encodes:
- a CDS encoding DMT family transporter; amino-acid sequence: MSTDRPFLGVMLMLCFCVLAPLGDSIAKILGGTVALMVLLFARFAVQALMLLPIVAVSGQGLRLSRRLWLWTLIRTVLHILGIGLMFSALRYLPLADALAIAFVMPFIMLILGHFAMSEEVGIHRMVACAVGFFGTLLVIQPNFVEVGYPALLPLGVAVVFALFMMVTRKVARALDPIRLQAISGVQASLLILALYLVFPAATGTVSFSYDAATWGLLAALGVLGTFAHLIMTWSLRFAPASTLAPMQYLEIPMGTAIGWIVFSDLPNGLAAIGICITVGAGLYVILRERQLSLQAPDARAAG
- a CDS encoding thiamine diphosphokinase codes for the protein MNSFVGVDGGADHLLAAGVTPAAVIGDLDSLSDAARATFAQQLNHIPEQSTTDFEKALTRVSAPVVLGVGFTGGRLDHALSVLNVLARYAERAVLLVDAHEVSFLATLGHVAFTAAPGTRISLMPLGQATVTFSGVRWPFAQTRMAPDGFTSPSNEASGGVVTIETDGPVLVTLPRAHLALAMKAAVRAK
- a CDS encoding DUF2842 domain-containing protein, which encodes MTYKARKKLALFVLVVGLPIYIIVAVTIMSYMMTQEVRFPLVVEFIVYVVLGIGWAFPLKWVFKGIGQPDPDAPESSQK
- a CDS encoding adenylosuccinate synthase, which codes for MANVVVVGAQWGDEGKGKIVDWLSERADVIARFQGGHNAGHTLVIDGEVFKLNALPSGVVRGGKLSVIGNGVVLDPWHLVKEIASIRKQGVVIDPSTLMIAENTPLILPIHGELDRAREEAASKGTKIGTTGRGIGPAYEDKVGRRSVRVADLADAATLEARVDRALQHHDPLRKGLGIEPVDRDALVAQLEEIAAEILPFAAPVWKVLNEQRKAGKRILFEGAQGALLDIDFGTYPFVTSSNVIAGQAATGVGVGPTAIDYVLGIVKAYTTRVGEGPFPTELDDADGQRLGERGHEFGTVTGRKRRCGWFDAALVRQTCATSGVTGISLTKLDVLDGFETLKICVGYELDGEKMDYLPTAADQQARCTPVYEEIEGWSESTEGARSWADLPAQAIKYVRRIEELIQCPVALVSTSPEREDTILVTDPFAD
- a CDS encoding DUF6524 family protein gives rise to the protein MGFVIRWVFAFLLLVATYNPTQWNYVRWSMANYETQLSLTVLFGLILFVGYIIYLRATLRSIGIFGMLLILAVVGTILWVLFDQGVISLDNPSVNTWIGIFALSIVLAVGLSWSIVRRKLSGQADVDDIDE
- the secG gene encoding preprotein translocase subunit SecG; translation: MENVVLIIHLILALSLIGTVLLQRSEGGGLGMGGGGGATGSRPAPTAMSKFTWALAAAFICTSIALTLIAASNTAGSSVADRFGADPVQEGVAVPDLGDSLLPPSLNGDDPLLPAGE
- a CDS encoding CTP synthase → MARFIFITGGVVSSLGKGLASAALGALLQARGYSVRLRKLDPYLNVDPGTMSPFEHGEVFVTDDGAETDLDLGHYERFTGVPARKTDSVSSGRIYSNVLEKERRGDYLGKTIQVVPHVTNEIKDFISIGEDEVDFMLCEIGGTVGDIEGLPFFEAIRQFSHDKPRGQCIFMHLTLLPYLAASGELKTKPTQHSVKELQSIGIAPDILVCRSEQPIPEKEREKIALFCNVRKQSVVAAYDLKSIYEAPLAYHDQGLDQAVLDAFGIAPAPQPKLEMWHDVYDRIHNPEGKVKVAIVGKYTQLEDAYKSIAEALTHGGMANRVKVQIEWVDAELFDKDDAAPYLEGFHAILVPGGFGERGTEGKIKAAQFAREKKIPYLGICLGMQMAVIEAARNVAGLAKAGSEEFDHEAGGKRFEPVVYHLKEWVQGNHTVARKTDDDKGGTMRLGAYDATLTEGSKVAGIYDTTAIEERHRHRYEVDVKYRDVLEKAGLKFSGMSPDGKLPEIVEWSDHPWFIGVQFHPELKSKPFAPHPLFADFVRAAVETSRLV
- a CDS encoding MipA/OmpV family protein produces the protein MLKRLTLAVFAITAPQVAMAQDATDGVTFRFGLGPSFAPEYFGSDETAPGVGAKFRLESLQLGGMSLGGAENYGLGVTGSFRFIGERSADDFGELAGLEDIDASLELGGGLEFTTPYYDVFAVLRYGIVGHESFVAEFGSDVYYRPTDQLTLKAGPRFLVGDDDFAQTYFGVSGADSLADFSAGGGLVSAGAVAEATYAINDDWEVIGTVTYDQFQSDAADSPITQSQDQISGSIVLTRKITFGF
- the rlmJ gene encoding 23S rRNA (adenine(2030)-N(6))-methyltransferase RlmJ gives rise to the protein MLSYQHIYHAGNLADVHKHSMLAWALSYMTRKDKPLSYLETHAGRGLYDLQDAAALKTGEAAKGIAVAQDWFAPDHPYAQVLGRIHTKYGDNAYPGSPLIAAEGLRHIDTIHLSELHPQEFAALKDTMAPYGGIFRQQDGWEMAMSVCPPDPKRGFLLIDPSYEVKSDYDTIPATIAKLHRKWGVGVIMLWYPILTDAPHQPMIRALQASLPDGFTHEVRFPPAREGHRMVGSGLFVVNAPYGLAEEGLRLSALFEDQFKDPM
- a CDS encoding tellurite resistance TerB family protein, producing the protein MFQDFLRRLTAPAPAPMNEIDSCLALGALLVRVARTDGDYAQVEIQQIDQALMTRYSLSASEAASLRAECEELEAQAPDTVRFTRAIKEAVSYENRLSVIEALWSVVMADGVRDDEEDSMMRMTASLLGVSDQDSHSARIKVSAK
- a CDS encoding ABC transporter ATP-binding protein; the protein is MNTSAPVIEIRNLHKAYGDLEVLKGVDITAPAGHVVSLIGSSGSGKSTLLRCANLLEDSQQGDVLFCGEPVIWKGSGARRHPGDHAQMIRIRTNLSMVFQQFNLWAHMTILQNVMEAPLTVLKRDKAEVEAAARKYLDKVGIGDKCDAYPAMLSGGQQQRAAIARALCMEPKALLFDEPTSALDPELEQEVVKVIKDLAAEGRTMIIVTHDMRLAADVSDHVVFLHQGKIEEQGAPAALFGNPKTERLQGFLSATVS
- a CDS encoding transporter substrate-binding domain-containing protein, coding for MKNLILTTAALAVAGSMALADAHSVVRLGTEGAYPPYNFLNDDGEVDGFERALGDELCARAELTCEWVTNEWDSIIPNLVSGNYDVIIAGMSITDERDEVIDFSDNYTQPDPSAYLVTSEDVDLANAVIAAQTGTIQAAFVAGTGATLLEFATPDETVAAVKSGEADAVLADKAFLAPIAESDAEVMLLEQEELIGGGVGLGLRESDGELRDKFNAAIASMKADGTLNALIAEWGVGEQF